In the Gammaproteobacteria bacterium genome, one interval contains:
- the ltrA gene encoding group II intron reverse transcriptase/maturase: MSRSKRAASFRFYALYDKVYRADTLGHAYDRVRSNRGAPGIDGVTCEAIEAGVGRDAYLAELQRELEQKTYGADGVRRVWIPKPDGSERPLGIPTIRDRIVQMALKLVVEPIFEADFCEHSYGFRPQRSAHDAVKAVTDGLFQGKTQIIDADLSKYFDTIPHAKLMAVVAERLADGGVLALIQQWLKAPVIEEDGRGKQRPSGGKGNRKGTPQGGVVSPLLANLYLHLLDRIWERHDLERRLGARLVRYADDAVILCRGDTAPAMAVLETVLTRLELTLNREKTHVVDARRQAFDFLGFSIKWARSRRTGNGYPHVEPSRRAERRIKARIKELTARRRTPVPMPRMITEVNQVLRDWSGYFHYGNCTKAFGRVRWFTEERVRTQLRRRHKVRTRTRGYERFPYAHLHDALGLLKLSHKAGWRSAHALA; the protein is encoded by the coding sequence ATGAGTCGTTCTAAAAGAGCCGCATCCTTTCGCTTCTACGCCTTGTATGACAAGGTCTATCGGGCAGACACTCTCGGTCACGCCTATGATCGTGTCAGGTCCAATCGGGGCGCGCCAGGAATCGATGGTGTGACCTGTGAGGCCATCGAGGCGGGGGTCGGAAGAGACGCCTACTTGGCGGAATTGCAACGGGAACTGGAGCAGAAGACGTACGGCGCGGACGGCGTGCGTCGGGTCTGGATACCCAAGCCGGATGGCAGTGAGCGCCCATTGGGGATCCCCACAATCCGGGATCGGATCGTACAGATGGCGCTCAAGCTGGTGGTGGAGCCGATCTTCGAGGCTGATTTCTGCGAGCACTCCTATGGATTTCGCCCGCAGCGTTCGGCCCATGATGCGGTGAAGGCCGTCACCGACGGTCTGTTTCAGGGAAAGACCCAAATCATCGATGCGGATCTATCGAAGTATTTCGATACGATCCCGCACGCCAAGCTCATGGCCGTGGTTGCCGAGCGCCTTGCCGATGGGGGCGTCCTCGCCCTCATTCAGCAATGGCTCAAGGCCCCGGTCATCGAAGAGGATGGGCGAGGCAAGCAACGCCCGAGTGGCGGTAAAGGGAATCGGAAAGGGACGCCGCAAGGCGGGGTTGTTTCCCCGCTGCTGGCCAATCTTTATCTACATCTGCTGGACCGGATTTGGGAACGGCACGACTTGGAACGGCGGTTAGGGGCGCGCCTCGTGCGTTACGCTGACGATGCCGTGATTCTGTGTCGTGGGGACACCGCGCCGGCCATGGCGGTGCTTGAGACGGTGCTGACACGCCTGGAGTTGACGCTCAACCGGGAGAAAACCCACGTGGTGGATGCCCGCCGACAGGCGTTCGACTTTCTTGGCTTCAGCATCAAATGGGCACGCAGCCGACGAACCGGCAACGGCTACCCTCACGTTGAGCCGAGCCGCCGCGCCGAACGAAGGATCAAGGCGCGCATCAAGGAACTCACCGCGCGGCGCCGCACCCCGGTGCCGATGCCGCGTATGATCACGGAAGTCAACCAAGTGCTACGCGACTGGTCGGGCTACTTCCACTACGGCAACTGCACCAAGGCTTTCGGACGCGTCCGGTGGTTCACTGAGGAACGCGTGCGTACCCAACTGCGGCGGCGTCACAAAGTGCGCACTCGCACGCGCGGTTACGAACGCTTTCCCTACGCCCACCTCCACGACGCCCTTGGATTACTCAAGCTATCCCATAAAGCAGGCTGGCGCTCAGCGCATGCCTTGGCGTGA
- a CDS encoding type II toxin-antitoxin system HicA family toxin, with the protein MYARTGNIARISVPVHGNSPLKAGLQRHLMKIAGIEESDL; encoded by the coding sequence ATCTATGCCAGGACCGGCAACATCGCCCGCATTTCCGTACCTGTTCACGGTAACTCGCCGCTAAAGGCTGGCCTGCAACGACACCTGATGAAGATCGCGGGTATCGAGGAATCTGACCTCTAG
- a CDS encoding PIN domain-containing protein has protein sequence MRRKAGALEAWLGNVIAGFGDRVLPVDTAVAEEWGRMNAIRPVAVIDALLAATAKVNGLPLVTRNGADVADLDVDVLNPFER, from the coding sequence GTGAGGAGGAAGGCCGGCGCGCTCGAGGCATGGCTCGGCAACGTGATTGCGGGCTTCGGCGACCGGGTACTGCCGGTCGACACGGCTGTAGCCGAGGAGTGGGGACGAATGAACGCGATCCGCCCGGTGGCGGTCATCGATGCGTTGCTGGCAGCGACGGCAAAGGTCAACGGCCTGCCACTGGTGACGCGCAACGGGGCGGACGTGGCCGACTTGGACGTGGACGTGCTGAACCCGTTCGAGCGCTGA
- a CDS encoding ISAzo13 family transposase, which yields MKRNLVLEAAIVEKYIAVSPELNERGRRLWAAAESRSIGWGGDALVSSATGLARETIRKGRSEIESGVQPSARVRRPGAGRPGIEASQPGLLEALERLVDPLTRGDPESPLRWTCKSRAKLAAALTAQGWKVSSTTVGRLLNEAGYRLQSVRKSREGVSHPERHAQFEYLNATAEGLLGAGQPVISVDTKKKELVGDFRNGGREWQPKGAPEKALVHDFPSDGLGKAIPYGIYDMGRNEAWVNVGRDHDTPAFAVASIRQWWQEMGRAAYPKAEELFITADAGGSNGYRSRVWKHELQGFADETGLRIRVSHFPPGTSKWNKIEHRQFCHITQNWRGKPLRTFETIVDLIGHTRTAKGLRVKAKLDERNYPTGAKITNAQMKAIALTRNDFQGDWNYEIHPRIE from the coding sequence ATGAAACGAAACCTCGTACTGGAAGCCGCAATCGTTGAGAAATACATCGCCGTTTCGCCGGAACTCAACGAACGTGGCCGCCGGTTGTGGGCGGCGGCGGAATCGCGCAGCATCGGCTGGGGTGGCGATGCGCTGGTGTCGTCGGCCACCGGGCTTGCCCGCGAAACCATTCGCAAGGGGCGGAGTGAGATCGAGTCCGGCGTGCAGCCGAGTGCGCGGGTACGCCGCCCGGGTGCCGGTCGTCCCGGAATTGAGGCGAGCCAACCGGGACTCCTGGAGGCGCTGGAGCGATTGGTGGACCCGCTGACGCGCGGCGACCCGGAGTCGCCACTGCGCTGGACCTGCAAAAGCCGCGCGAAACTCGCGGCAGCGCTGACGGCGCAAGGCTGGAAGGTGAGTTCGACCACAGTTGGACGGTTGCTCAACGAAGCGGGCTACCGGTTGCAGTCGGTGCGCAAGAGTCGCGAAGGGGTCTCGCATCCCGAGCGCCACGCGCAGTTCGAGTACCTCAACGCGACGGCCGAGGGCCTGCTCGGCGCGGGCCAGCCGGTCATCTCGGTGGACACGAAGAAGAAGGAGCTGGTGGGCGATTTTCGCAATGGGGGGCGGGAATGGCAGCCCAAGGGCGCCCCGGAGAAGGCACTGGTGCACGACTTCCCCAGCGATGGGCTGGGCAAGGCGATCCCCTACGGGATTTACGACATGGGGCGCAACGAGGCCTGGGTCAACGTCGGGCGTGACCACGACACCCCTGCCTTTGCGGTGGCCTCCATTCGCCAGTGGTGGCAGGAGATGGGCCGCGCGGCCTATCCGAAGGCCGAGGAGCTGTTCATCACGGCTGATGCGGGGGGATCGAACGGCTACCGTTCGAGGGTGTGGAAACATGAGTTGCAAGGATTCGCCGACGAAACGGGCCTGCGTATCCGCGTGAGCCACTTTCCGCCGGGCACGAGCAAGTGGAACAAGATAGAGCACCGCCAGTTCTGCCATATCACGCAGAACTGGCGAGGCAAGCCGCTGCGTACCTTCGAGACCATCGTCGACCTCATCGGCCATACGCGTACTGCCAAGGGGCTTCGCGTCAAGGCGAAGCTGGACGAGCGCAACTACCCCACCGGTGCGAAAATCACCAATGCTCAGATGAAGGCCATTGCGCTCACGCGCAACGACTTCCAAGGCGACTGGAACTATGAGATCCATCCGCGTATCGAGTAA
- a CDS encoding transposase, translating into MRLGCPADVYVDTRNRHETTLLRDYDANEQAMTRHRKALWLVDRAFIDARFWDQKKKGLGVTRVTRMKKNLRIDSTETLPVADIAVNEGIVKDLRITLGSSQAFWRLVTFRSRRGRLVEFLTNDFDLEPGLVAFLYSRRWEEEKCFDTWKNDFSQAKAWGASVVAIDNQVRLAIITSLLVAMLVHRTMGQHGVEDEKALRKQDRRQTAATDGTDRPDWSTPVFRYTSKVSRQVLRFFKHCSHKPASLALYESQLRPMLMAYL; encoded by the coding sequence GTGCGCCTGGGGTGCCCCGCGGATGTCTACGTCGATACCCGCAATCGCCACGAGACCACCTTGCTGCGGGACTATGACGCCAACGAACAAGCCATGACCCGGCACAGGAAGGCCCTGTGGCTCGTCGACCGCGCCTTCATCGACGCCCGCTTCTGGGACCAGAAGAAGAAGGGCCTGGGCGTGACGCGGGTGACCCGCATGAAAAAGAACCTGCGCATCGATTCCACCGAGACCCTGCCGGTGGCCGACATCGCCGTCAACGAAGGCATCGTGAAGGACTTGCGTATCACCCTGGGCAGTTCCCAGGCCTTCTGGCGGCTGGTCACCTTCCGCTCCCGGCGCGGCCGCCTCGTGGAGTTCCTCACCAACGACTTCGACCTCGAGCCCGGCCTCGTCGCCTTCCTGTATTCCCGCCGCTGGGAAGAGGAGAAGTGCTTCGATACCTGGAAGAACGACTTCAGCCAGGCCAAGGCCTGGGGCGCCAGTGTCGTGGCCATCGACAACCAGGTGCGTCTGGCCATCATCACCTCCCTCCTCGTGGCCATGCTGGTGCACCGCACCATGGGTCAGCACGGCGTCGAGGACGAGAAAGCCCTGCGCAAACAGGACCGCCGGCAGACCGCGGCAACAGACGGGACCGACCGCCCCGACTGGAGCACCCCGGTGTTCCGCTATACCTCCAAAGTGAGCCGCCAAGTGCTGAGGTTCTTCAAACACTGTTCTCACAAGCCCGCCTCCCTGGCGCTCTATGAGAGCCAGCTACGCCCCATGTTGATGGCGTACCTGTGA
- a CDS encoding transglutaminase family protein: MWLHASCSLEFELPEATPFIFMLRPRSGSQQWVAREQYIFRPSVAAAEFTDGFGNLCQRLVAPAGAFAVHTAADILAEDACDAAPGAAFVPVDQLPEDTLPFLLPSRYCESDRFTDMAWSLAAECAPGYDQCSAIVDYIRRTLAYTPGAGPYNVSACEINGASTAVCRDMAHLGIALCRALSIPARMVVGYLEGLEPMDLHAWFEAYVGGRWFTFDPTSAHLKGGRVALAYGRDAADVAVYTQFGSPVPLVGMHVNLVHRPAPPALLYP, from the coding sequence ATGTGGCTACATGCGTCATGCTCGCTGGAATTTGAATTACCGGAAGCCACCCCCTTTATCTTCATGCTGCGCCCGCGCAGTGGCTCGCAGCAGTGGGTGGCGCGCGAGCAGTACATCTTCCGCCCGAGCGTCGCCGCAGCCGAGTTCACGGACGGCTTCGGCAATCTGTGCCAGCGCCTCGTGGCGCCGGCGGGCGCCTTCGCCGTCCACACGGCCGCGGACATCCTGGCCGAGGACGCCTGTGACGCGGCACCGGGGGCTGCCTTCGTGCCCGTCGATCAACTCCCCGAGGACACCCTGCCCTTCCTGCTTCCGAGCCGCTACTGCGAGTCGGACCGATTCACGGACATGGCCTGGTCCCTCGCTGCCGAGTGCGCTCCGGGCTATGACCAGTGCAGCGCCATCGTCGACTACATCCGGCGCACCCTGGCCTACACGCCGGGCGCCGGGCCGTACAACGTCAGTGCCTGCGAGATCAACGGTGCATCGACAGCGGTGTGCCGCGACATGGCCCACCTCGGCATCGCCCTGTGTCGCGCCCTGTCCATACCGGCTCGCATGGTGGTGGGCTACCTCGAAGGGCTCGAGCCGATGGATCTCCATGCCTGGTTCGAGGCCTACGTGGGGGGACGCTGGTTTACCTTCGACCCCACCAGCGCACACCTCAAGGGTGGACGCGTCGCCCTTGCCTACGGCCGGGATGCCGCGGACGTCGCCGTCTATACCCAATTCGGATCCCCCGTGCCCCTGGTGGGGATGCATGTGAACCTCGTGCACCGGCCGGCGCCCCCTGCCTTACTCTACCCGTGA
- a CDS encoding transposase, protein MVTRLRQAATQGDLHRVTRDGEVDAVLDALMAVDWVVYTKHCLDHTATVVDYLARYTHRIAITPARILAVDDERVTIRYKDYRDRDRHKTLSLEGEEFVRRFLMHVLPKGLMRIRHFGFLANRGRREKLARIREALAVPVPPEKDDGTAHHDSVDYPCPQCRTGRLYITAQIAPSRASWRPPDTRH, encoded by the coding sequence ATGGTGACCCGGCTGCGCCAGGCCGCGACCCAGGGCGACCTGCACCGTGTCACGCGCGACGGCGAGGTCGATGCCGTACTCGACGCCTTGATGGCCGTTGACTGGGTGGTCTACACCAAACACTGTCTCGACCATACCGCCACCGTCGTCGACTACCTGGCCCGTTACACCCACCGCATCGCGATCACCCCAGCGCGGATCCTCGCGGTCGACGACGAACGGGTGACCATTCGGTACAAGGACTACCGCGACCGTGACCGACATAAGACATTGTCCCTGGAGGGCGAAGAGTTCGTGCGCCGCTTCCTGATGCATGTCCTGCCGAAAGGGCTGATGCGCATTCGTCACTTCGGCTTCCTGGCCAACCGCGGCCGCCGGGAGAAGCTCGCCCGGATCCGTGAGGCCCTGGCCGTCCCCGTCCCACCGGAGAAGGACGACGGCACCGCACACCACGACAGCGTCGACTATCCCTGCCCGCAGTGCCGGACCGGGCGGCTGTACATCACCGCGCAGATTGCGCCCAGTCGAGCATCCTGGAGACCGCCCGACACGCGACACTGA
- a CDS encoding transposase zinc-binding domain-containing protein gives MQGILNRFLRADTLDYQRRKVCGHLQACRTEAMGGVRLRCGACGDEEVWYHGCRDRHCPQCQGRATRQWAARQQGHILPVTYYHLVFTLPHTLNGWVALHPEVIYRLLFQAAWSTLKAFGQDPKRLGGEMGMSAVLHTWGQNLSRHVHLHCLVPGGALGGDGQWRAAKSTYLFPVKALSRHFRGGW, from the coding sequence GTGCAAGGGATTCTGAACCGCTTCCTGCGCGCTGACACGCTGGATTACCAGCGGCGCAAGGTCTGTGGCCATCTGCAGGCCTGCCGAACCGAGGCGATGGGCGGGGTGCGGCTGCGCTGCGGCGCCTGCGGTGACGAAGAGGTTTGGTATCACGGTTGCCGCGACCGGCACTGCCCGCAGTGCCAGGGACGGGCGACCCGCCAATGGGCCGCGCGTCAGCAGGGGCACATCCTGCCGGTGACCTATTACCATCTGGTCTTCACCCTGCCACATACCCTCAACGGCTGGGTGGCACTGCACCCGGAGGTGATCTACCGCCTGCTCTTTCAGGCGGCCTGGTCCACCCTCAAGGCGTTCGGCCAGGATCCCAAGCGTCTGGGCGGTGAGATGGGCATGAGCGCGGTGCTGCACACCTGGGGCCAGAACCTGAGCCGCCATGTGCACCTGCACTGCCTGGTACCGGGCGGGGCGCTGGGCGGTGACGGCCAGTGGCGGGCGGCGAAGAGCACCTACCTGTTTCCGGTCAAGGCGCTCTCGCGGCACTTCCGGGGCGGATGGTGA
- a CDS encoding site-specific integrase — MTPLRQQMIDAMRQRGFSVRTHQSYLAAVTALARYYGRSPSQLSLEELEAWFRYLAVERSLSGSTCRVHHGAVRFLYVQVLKWPSFDVSFVMPKRAQRIPELLTRDEVGRILVACTNPKHRMLLQTCYGCGLRVSEVVRVRVRDIDGERGLLRIEQGKGAKDRLVTLSPGLLHALRRYWAVYRPPTWLFPSGSDTTTPLSIASAQRVFGRAKNRARVEKIGGIHSLRHAYATHQLESGLPVHRLQRLLGHGNLQSTMRYVHWVPEQRGAAQGVSDLIAGLGVGHD; from the coding sequence ATGACACCCTTGCGTCAGCAGATGATTGATGCCATGCGCCAGCGTGGCTTTTCAGTGCGTACCCATCAGAGTTACCTGGCAGCGGTTACCGCCCTGGCGCGGTACTACGGGCGTTCGCCGAGTCAGTTGAGCCTCGAAGAGCTGGAGGCCTGGTTCAGGTATCTGGCCGTCGAGCGTTCGCTATCCGGTTCGACCTGCCGGGTTCACCACGGTGCGGTGCGCTTCCTCTATGTGCAGGTGCTGAAGTGGCCGTCGTTCGATGTGTCCTTCGTGATGCCGAAGCGGGCCCAACGGATCCCCGAGTTGCTGACCCGCGATGAGGTGGGGCGCATTCTGGTGGCGTGTACCAACCCCAAGCACCGCATGCTGCTTCAGACCTGCTACGGCTGCGGCCTGCGGGTGAGCGAGGTGGTGCGAGTGCGGGTGCGTGATATCGATGGCGAACGCGGGCTGCTGCGCATCGAGCAGGGCAAGGGGGCGAAGGACCGGCTGGTCACCCTTTCGCCCGGCCTGCTTCACGCGCTGCGCCGTTACTGGGCGGTTTACCGCCCCCCCACGTGGCTCTTTCCCAGCGGAAGCGATACGACGACCCCTCTCAGTATCGCCAGCGCCCAGCGGGTGTTCGGTCGCGCCAAGAACCGGGCCAGAGTGGAGAAGATCGGCGGCATCCACAGCCTGCGTCACGCCTATGCGACCCATCAACTGGAGAGCGGCCTGCCGGTCCACCGGCTGCAACGCCTGCTCGGCCACGGCAACCTGCAATCGACGATGCGCTACGTGCATTGGGTACCCGAGCAGCGCGGCGCTGCGCAGGGGGTGTCCGATCTGATCGCGGGACTGGGGGTGGGTCATGACTGA